The Heyndrickxia vini genome contains a region encoding:
- a CDS encoding LTA synthase family protein: MLNSKKITFLFPIVAAIFLWIKTYIVYKTGFHMKIENWMQEFILFINPASFLFFIFGLSLFFKSEKIRNIYIFVISFLLSFIIYANVVFYRFFSDFLTLPVLFQTNNFSDLGDSALAEINWWDFVYFIDLFLLLVIIKQKPAWINFFSPSRVNRRAYFLVTAAILFLNLGLSEAERPQLLSRTFDREILVKNIGSFNYHIYDIFLQSKTSAQKALADGSNLVEVENYVRANYVKPNKDLFGIAKDKNVILISLESTQSFVINSKVNGQVITPYLNKLIKDSYYFNNFYHQTGQGKTSDAEFLVENSLYPLNRGAVFFTHAGNVYNSMAERLNENGYYTAGMHANNKSFWNRDLMYRSLGYQQFYSSSSYNITDDNSVGWGMKDIPFFEQSVDLMKDMPKPFYVKMLTLTNHHPFTLGDSDKLINEYTSNDKTVNRYFTTVRYQDEAIKVFINKLKEEGLYNNSIIIMYGDHYGISDNHTTAMSQYLGKEITPLVNVDLQKVPFIIHIPGVTDKGRGRVLTEVAGQIDIRPTILHLLGINTKKDLQFGEDLFSPEHRNFSVFRDGQIVTDQYVWSGNACYSKKTEEHVDNDACQKFVEKANNELDFSDQIIYGDLLRFYEKKDK; the protein is encoded by the coding sequence ATGTTAAACTCAAAAAAAATAACGTTTTTATTCCCCATTGTCGCGGCTATTTTTCTATGGATTAAAACATATATTGTCTATAAGACTGGATTCCATATGAAAATTGAAAACTGGATGCAGGAGTTTATTTTATTTATTAATCCGGCGAGTTTTTTATTTTTTATTTTTGGTCTATCACTGTTTTTTAAGTCGGAAAAAATTCGAAACATCTACATTTTTGTTATTAGCTTTCTTTTATCCTTTATTATCTATGCAAATGTTGTATTTTATCGATTTTTCTCAGACTTTTTAACATTGCCAGTTTTGTTCCAAACAAATAACTTTTCTGATTTAGGTGATAGTGCGTTAGCCGAAATTAATTGGTGGGATTTTGTCTATTTTATCGATCTATTCCTTTTATTGGTTATCATTAAACAGAAACCTGCTTGGATAAACTTCTTTTCACCTTCTCGTGTCAATCGAAGAGCTTATTTTCTTGTAACAGCTGCAATTCTTTTTTTAAACTTGGGCCTTTCTGAAGCAGAACGACCTCAACTACTTTCTCGAACATTTGATCGAGAAATTTTAGTGAAAAATATTGGCTCATTTAATTATCATATTTATGATATTTTCCTGCAGTCGAAAACATCGGCGCAAAAAGCATTAGCTGATGGAAGTAATCTAGTGGAAGTTGAAAATTATGTAAGAGCGAATTATGTGAAACCAAATAAAGATTTATTTGGTATAGCAAAAGATAAAAATGTCATACTCATATCACTTGAATCAACCCAAAGTTTTGTCATCAATTCAAAGGTAAACGGCCAAGTCATTACACCTTATTTAAATAAGTTGATAAAAGATAGTTATTATTTTAATAACTTTTACCACCAAACGGGTCAAGGGAAAACATCTGATGCTGAATTTTTAGTAGAGAATTCACTTTATCCTTTAAATAGAGGGGCCGTATTCTTTACTCATGCAGGGAATGTATATAACTCAATGGCCGAGAGATTAAATGAGAATGGCTATTATACAGCAGGTATGCATGCGAATAATAAGAGTTTTTGGAATCGAGATTTAATGTATAGATCATTGGGTTATCAACAATTCTATTCGTCAAGTTCATACAACATCACAGATGATAATTCAGTTGGATGGGGCATGAAAGACATTCCGTTCTTTGAGCAATCGGTAGATTTAATGAAGGATATGCCAAAGCCATTTTACGTAAAGATGTTAACATTAACGAATCACCACCCATTTACACTAGGAGATTCAGATAAACTAATCAATGAATATACATCGAATGACAAAACCGTTAATCGTTATTTCACAACTGTCCGTTACCAAGATGAAGCAATAAAAGTATTCATTAATAAATTAAAAGAAGAAGGGTTATATAATAATTCAATAATCATAATGTACGGTGATCATTATGGAATTTCAGATAATCACACGACGGCAATGAGTCAATATTTAGGAAAAGAAATCACCCCTCTAGTAAATGTTGACCTTCAAAAAGTCCCTTTTATTATTCATATTCCTGGCGTAACAGATAAAGGAAGAGGAAGAGTTTTGACGGAAGTAGCGGGACAAATCGATATTAGACCGACTATTCTTCATCTATTAGGGATTAATACAAAAAAGGATTTGCAATTTGGAGAGGACCTTTTCTCACCGGAACATCGAAACTTCTCCGTTTTTCGGGACGGTCAAATTGTAACGGATCAGTATGTATGGTCAGGTAATGCGTGTTACTCAAAAAAAACGGAGGAACATGTAGATAATGATGCTTGTCAAAAATTCGTGGAAAAAGCCAATAACGAGCTTGATTTTTCCGATCAAATTATTTATGGTGATTTGCTCAGATTTTATGAGAAAAAAGACAAATAA
- a CDS encoding DUF2759 domain-containing protein — protein sequence MGTVIIFTLVTLLALFGTVSAFKNKNPFGIVFGLITLGVFGWFTVMTVIHSGYPATI from the coding sequence ATGGGTACAGTTATCATTTTCACATTAGTAACATTACTTGCATTATTTGGTACAGTTAGTGCATTCAAAAATAAAAATCCATTTGGAATCGTTTTTGGACTAATTACACTTGGTGTATTTGGCTGGTTCACTGTTATGACAGTTATTCATTCAGGATACCCGGCAACAATTTAA
- a CDS encoding MBL fold metallo-hydrolase, protein MKWQRIPLGILQTNCYLLSDENKECIVIDPGEEGEKLLSIINAQKLKPIAIFLTHAHFDHIGAVDSIRDTFHIPVYVHKKEAAWLSDPVLNGSEIFMMGKAVRQKPADQLITQESHLSIGSFNFDVFETPGHSPGSISFYVKELNVVFAGDALFQNSVGRTDLPAGNHQQLISSIKSKLFTLPDVTMVLSGHGPETIIDHEKRNNPFL, encoded by the coding sequence ATGAAATGGCAACGAATTCCTTTAGGGATTTTACAAACGAATTGTTATTTGCTATCAGATGAAAATAAAGAATGCATTGTGATTGATCCAGGTGAGGAAGGAGAAAAGCTGTTATCAATAATCAATGCACAAAAATTAAAACCAATTGCTATTTTTTTAACGCATGCTCATTTTGATCATATTGGCGCAGTCGATAGTATTAGGGATACATTTCATATTCCTGTTTATGTCCATAAGAAGGAAGCAGCCTGGCTCTCTGACCCGGTTCTTAATGGTTCTGAAATATTTATGATGGGAAAGGCTGTGCGGCAAAAGCCAGCTGATCAACTAATTACCCAAGAATCGCACCTATCCATTGGATCGTTTAATTTTGATGTTTTTGAAACTCCGGGACATTCACCTGGAAGTATTTCCTTCTATGTAAAAGAATTAAATGTAGTTTTTGCAGGGGATGCTTTATTTCAAAATAGTGTAGGGCGGACAGATCTGCCTGCGGGAAATCATCAGCAGTTGATCAGCAGTATTAAAAGTAAATTATTCACCTTACCAGATGTGACGATGGTGTTATCTGGTCATGGACCAGAAACAATTATTGATCACGAAAAACGAAACAACCCATTTTTATGA
- a CDS encoding DUF2626 domain-containing protein encodes MDRMYRVLGFWTGIFTVMLYLGDLKSLALLFLGQTAFFVLLSYLKLSERMYMYIFGAYLTIFFAGFTYYTTFILVPGVEH; translated from the coding sequence ATGGATCGCATGTACAGGGTATTAGGATTTTGGACTGGTATCTTTACAGTTATGCTTTATCTTGGTGACTTAAAAAGTCTTGCATTATTATTCCTAGGACAAACTGCATTTTTTGTTTTACTAAGCTATTTGAAATTATCTGAACGTATGTATATGTATATTTTTGGAGCGTACCTAACTATCTTCTTCGCGGGCTTTACATACTATACTACATTCATACTAGTGCCTGGTGTAGAACACTAA
- the comGA gene encoding competence type IV pilus ATPase ComGA: MTIEKIVDLLLNQALKLNATDVHIIPRKDDYHVQLRFNGRLTPYRELSVEIGERLISHFKFMSSMDISEKRKPQSGSFHLFVHQKKTSLRISTLPTALLKESLVIRILPQNQSVTINEISLFPTFTKKLKALLMHSHGMIIFTGPTGSGKSTTMYTLVEHCSNQLRRNVITLEDPVEQQNGSFLQVQVNEKAGITYSTGLKAILRHDPDIIMVGEIRDSETAKIAIRAALTGHLVLSTLHTRDAKGAIYRLLEFGVQWHEIEQTLIAVTAQRLVKLKCPFCGNMCSTYCVNYFKKNRTAVYEMISGKTLKNVLSEANGNQTTTKYKTLKEIIRKGIALGYISTNEYYRWVFDEEESNPYQNPRNVFE, from the coding sequence ATGACAATAGAAAAAATAGTAGACTTATTGCTAAATCAGGCGTTGAAATTAAACGCAACGGATGTGCATATTATTCCGAGAAAAGATGATTATCACGTCCAACTTCGTTTTAACGGAAGACTAACCCCGTACCGAGAACTATCCGTTGAAATTGGTGAAAGACTCATATCCCATTTTAAATTTATGTCTTCCATGGATATTAGTGAAAAAAGAAAACCTCAAAGTGGCTCCTTCCATTTATTTGTCCATCAAAAGAAAACGTCTTTACGAATTTCTACCTTACCAACAGCATTATTAAAAGAAAGTTTAGTTATACGGATTTTACCTCAAAATCAATCGGTAACCATCAATGAAATTTCCCTATTTCCCACATTCACAAAAAAACTAAAAGCTTTGTTAATGCACTCGCACGGAATGATCATTTTCACTGGTCCAACTGGCAGCGGTAAATCAACGACGATGTATACGCTTGTAGAGCATTGTTCTAATCAATTGAGGAGGAATGTGATAACACTCGAAGATCCTGTGGAACAGCAGAATGGGTCATTTTTACAAGTTCAAGTGAATGAAAAAGCAGGTATAACGTATAGCACCGGATTGAAAGCTATTTTAAGACATGATCCCGATATTATTATGGTAGGCGAAATCCGTGATAGTGAAACGGCGAAAATTGCTATAAGAGCGGCATTAACAGGACATTTAGTACTTAGTACATTGCATACAAGAGATGCGAAAGGAGCAATTTATCGATTATTAGAATTTGGGGTGCAATGGCACGAAATTGAACAAACATTAATTGCTGTAACCGCGCAAAGGCTAGTAAAATTGAAATGCCCATTTTGTGGTAACATGTGTTCAACATATTGTGTGAATTATTTTAAGAAAAACAGAACAGCCGTATATGAGATGATTTCAGGAAAGACATTGAAAAATGTATTAAGTGAAGCGAATGGAAATCAGACAACGACTAAATATAAAACATTGAAAGAGATCATTCGAAAGGGGATTGCACTTGGATATATTTCAACAAATGAATACTATCGGTGGGTTTTTGATGAAGAAGAATCGAATCCCTATCAAAACCCAAGGAATGTTTTTGAGTAG
- the comGB gene encoding competence type IV pilus assembly protein ComGB — protein MKKNRIPIKTQGMFLSRVGEMLENGFTLAEAIDFLDHLNTTASWHSQQMIKDLQNGIPIYEVLSERNFDKKACTQIYFADKHGNLPDVLIEAGGYLIKKHQDRLMFLKLLQYPIILIFLLIFVLLLLKNFLLPQFEVLYSSMNYRPTKTVSIFIYFMKNAQFFIGYILCFFIISSFLIYFSLNKKTSLQRANLFSKIPIVRFYFKLFTCQFLAREWSYLLQGGFSIIEILEMMRSQSFRPLIREMAEKIRIDLTKGLSFSHSLSELDFLDEQFITVTIHGEKNGRLDHELLFYSKFCLLQIEENIQKVFRILQPIMFLFIGCMIIAVYLSILLPMFEMIDSI, from the coding sequence ATGAAGAAGAATCGAATCCCTATCAAAACCCAAGGAATGTTTTTGAGTAGAGTCGGGGAAATGCTTGAAAATGGTTTTACTTTAGCGGAGGCTATTGATTTTTTAGACCATCTCAATACAACAGCATCATGGCACTCACAACAAATGATTAAGGACTTACAAAATGGCATTCCGATTTATGAAGTGTTGAGTGAAAGAAATTTTGATAAAAAGGCTTGTACTCAAATTTACTTTGCTGATAAGCATGGGAATTTACCAGATGTTTTGATAGAAGCGGGTGGGTATTTAATAAAAAAACATCAAGATCGTCTGATGTTTTTGAAATTACTTCAATATCCAATTATCTTAATATTTCTCCTGATATTTGTCTTATTGCTGCTTAAAAATTTTTTACTTCCTCAATTCGAAGTACTATACTCTTCAATGAACTATCGCCCAACAAAAACTGTAAGTATTTTTATCTACTTCATGAAAAATGCACAATTTTTTATTGGCTACATCCTCTGCTTTTTCATCATCTCCAGTTTTCTTATCTATTTTTCCTTAAACAAAAAAACTTCTCTTCAAAGAGCAAATTTGTTTTCCAAAATACCGATTGTCCGATTTTATTTTAAATTATTTACGTGTCAATTTTTGGCCCGTGAATGGAGTTATTTACTCCAAGGAGGATTTTCCATTATTGAAATACTGGAAATGATGAGATCGCAAAGCTTTCGTCCGCTTATTAGAGAAATGGCAGAAAAAATTCGAATTGATTTAACAAAAGGACTATCTTTTTCTCACTCTCTTTCGGAATTGGATTTTCTAGATGAGCAATTTATTACAGTTACCATACATGGTGAAAAAAACGGTCGATTGGATCATGAGTTGTTATTTTATAGCAAATTTTGTTTACTGCAGATTGAGGAAAACATACAAAAAGTATTTCGGATATTGCAGCCGATCATGTTTCTTTTTATTGGATGTATGATCATTGCGGTTTATTTATCCATTTTATTACCGATGTTTGAGATGATTGATTCAATTTAA
- the comGC gene encoding competence type IV pilus major pilin ComGC, whose translation MKNNKGFTLIEMLIVLLIITILIFVAIPNITKHSTSINNKGCEAYITMVQGQVEAYEMEYHQFPKDTAELVSKEYLASGKTKCPNGNEISIDGNGKVAEVKSPK comes from the coding sequence ATGAAAAATAATAAAGGTTTTACATTAATTGAAATGTTAATAGTACTGCTTATCATTACGATTTTAATATTCGTTGCTATTCCTAATATTACGAAGCATAGTACATCAATAAACAATAAAGGCTGTGAAGCGTATATTACGATGGTTCAAGGGCAAGTAGAAGCCTATGAAATGGAATACCACCAATTTCCTAAAGATACAGCAGAGCTAGTGTCGAAAGAATATCTTGCATCTGGCAAAACAAAATGTCCAAATGGAAATGAAATATCCATTGATGGAAACGGTAAAGTTGCAGAAGTTAAGAGTCCAAAGTAA
- the comGD gene encoding competence type IV pilus minor pilin ComGD, whose amino-acid sequence MIIKDNRGFTLIEVLVVLIVLSIFIGLGFTRMKPIWRSLEKGMFISQMEADLYFVQAYAVNRHESVVVQFYPFNDRYIATSVTSNSKILDRTLPTSIDMMNGSFTSYTITPDGNINKFGTLKFKHSEKELKLIFNIGRGRFRIEEQ is encoded by the coding sequence ATGATTATCAAGGATAACAGGGGATTTACTCTGATTGAAGTTCTTGTTGTATTAATCGTGCTCTCTATTTTTATCGGACTTGGATTTACAAGAATGAAACCGATATGGAGGTCATTGGAAAAAGGGATGTTTATTTCTCAAATGGAAGCAGATCTTTATTTTGTACAAGCATATGCTGTGAACCGGCATGAGTCCGTCGTTGTTCAATTCTATCCATTTAATGATCGTTATATCGCAACTTCGGTAACTTCAAATAGCAAAATACTTGATAGAACATTGCCAACTTCAATTGATATGATGAATGGTTCATTCACATCTTATACGATTACTCCAGACGGAAATATTAATAAATTTGGCACGTTGAAATTTAAACACAGTGAAAAGGAACTAAAGCTTATTTTCAATATTGGGAGGGGAAGATTCCGTATTGAAGAACAGTAA
- the comGF gene encoding competence type IV pilus minor pilin ComGF, producing MIECILSLLILSTILCFFPLLIKAYERIDHAISTEKDFEWNLFLMELRKELRTSNGWEVTKNGLYLKSGQEIVVYEKYNNLIRRRVDGKGHEVVLQKIKQINFSSNKNEIILHVQFTNNHTREAHLFFPLRENEE from the coding sequence TTGATTGAATGTATTCTTTCCTTACTCATTTTATCGACTATTCTTTGCTTTTTCCCACTTTTAATAAAAGCATATGAACGGATTGATCATGCAATCTCAACAGAAAAAGATTTTGAGTGGAATCTCTTTCTAATGGAATTAAGGAAAGAGTTAAGAACGAGTAATGGATGGGAAGTTACCAAAAACGGTCTTTATTTAAAAAGTGGTCAAGAAATAGTCGTCTATGAAAAATATAATAATTTGATTCGAAGAAGGGTAGATGGGAAAGGACATGAAGTTGTATTACAAAAGATAAAGCAGATTAATTTCAGTAGTAATAAAAATGAAATTATTCTGCATGTACAATTTACGAATAATCACACACGAGAAGCTCACTTATTCTTTCCTTTACGAGAAAATGAGGAATAA
- the comGG gene encoding competence type IV pilus minor pilin ComGG, giving the protein MNNEKGYIFPLTLGVVVTCLLVLTTSIGIFLSEKRYLKEMEEYYFANSMSALAVTKIVDSLNKDDFMATGRFSYNRGTVKFTIHEKEKKVYSIILAINLDDRLITKSEVIYNQQEKRILRWEEK; this is encoded by the coding sequence ATGAATAATGAAAAAGGGTATATTTTTCCGTTAACTTTAGGGGTTGTAGTAACCTGTCTTTTAGTGTTAACAACCTCTATTGGGATCTTTCTATCAGAAAAAAGATATTTGAAGGAAATGGAGGAATATTATTTTGCAAATAGTATGAGCGCATTAGCTGTTACAAAAATCGTAGATTCATTAAATAAAGATGATTTTATGGCTACAGGGCGATTTTCCTATAATAGAGGAACTGTGAAATTTACCATTCATGAAAAGGAGAAAAAAGTGTATTCCATAATTTTGGCGATAAATTTAGACGATAGATTAATTACAAAAAGCGAAGTAATTTATAATCAACAAGAAAAACGTATATTAAGATGGGAAGAGAAATAA
- a CDS encoding YqzE family protein → MSTNDYIKFITQTFVKHFDTPKLDRKQHRIQRKEEKAPFLYRWFGILPYSILMVFKRK, encoded by the coding sequence ATGTCCACAAATGATTATATCAAATTCATTACACAAACCTTTGTAAAGCATTTTGATACGCCAAAATTGGATAGAAAACAGCATAGAATCCAAAGGAAAGAAGAAAAGGCTCCTTTTCTTTATCGGTGGTTCGGGATACTACCATATTCAATATTAATGGTATTTAAACGGAAATAG
- a CDS encoding YqhG family protein, with the protein MQQQEIHEYLNRYFEANECELLENGDGYLTVQLTIDLDKELMNRPFYWHYLEKTGGIPNPSKLTIITDQERCPDHIKGESIHFGAPRLHQIFQSTKKFAKYIRLYEKIMPKVSQQTPLYPWLGVNIKVSYQCDRKRDVFRSFGLNLINGTLVEDFHEKVKKRTLSPKIPDLFFTLTPIIMPKSGLTRIETFLNQEIMKDDHTWAEQAKKRWDEDLTLLNHFYEDLDEKPEAYLTEKQALQDQYEPTISIEIINGGLFYLVNNQI; encoded by the coding sequence ATGCAGCAGCAGGAAATACATGAATATCTTAACCGATATTTTGAAGCGAATGAGTGTGAATTACTAGAGAATGGGGACGGGTATTTGACTGTTCAATTAACGATTGATTTAGATAAAGAACTAATGAACCGTCCCTTTTATTGGCATTATTTAGAGAAAACGGGAGGAATACCAAACCCGTCAAAATTAACGATTATTACCGATCAGGAGCGATGTCCTGATCATATTAAAGGGGAATCCATTCATTTTGGTGCACCACGATTGCATCAAATATTTCAATCAACTAAAAAATTCGCTAAATACATTCGATTATATGAAAAAATAATGCCAAAAGTAAGCCAACAAACTCCACTATATCCCTGGCTAGGAGTAAATATAAAAGTTTCCTATCAATGTGATCGGAAAAGAGATGTCTTCCGTTCTTTCGGATTGAATTTAATCAATGGCACATTAGTCGAAGATTTTCATGAGAAAGTAAAAAAACGAACATTATCTCCCAAAATTCCGGATTTATTTTTTACGTTAACTCCAATCATTATGCCTAAAAGTGGATTGACAAGAATTGAAACATTTCTAAATCAAGAAATAATGAAGGACGATCATACATGGGCTGAACAAGCAAAAAAACGATGGGATGAAGATTTGACATTATTAAATCATTTTTATGAAGATTTAGATGAAAAACCAGAGGCATATTTAACCGAAAAACAGGCTTTGCAAGACCAGTACGAACCAACTATTTCGATTGAAATAATTAACGGCGGTCTTTTCTATTTAGTAAATAATCAAATTTAA
- a CDS encoding DEAD/DEAH box helicase, whose product MSINIHFDHTWGEGLTERFHKDGPWGNWQLYQLAIEMENHQIIPEFEGLQAPKHLANLKPLPHQLEVAQQVVENMNGKAILADEVGLGKTIEAGLILKEYMIRRLVKKVLILVPASLVSQWAFELNTKFHIPAVAQKKSYVWDQFDCVISSIDTAKRSPHREKIYEQNYDLVIIDEAHKLKNHKTKNYEFVQNLKKKFCLLLTATPIQNRVDEIFHLVSLLKPGHLGSQTGFIEKYKSSDRSAKDDERLRELVNKVMIRNRRTDTGIEWTKRHVKTILIEFSNEERELYDSIQIFKNGSHSFGNSGFSMMTLQREACSSRESVYYTLKNMLKKAENPSPILEQNIQLMIKKIEAVKQNSKAEEAVKLIKQINDKVIIFTEYRATQLYLQWFLKQHGISSVPFRGGFKRGKKDWMRELFQKQAQVLIATEAGGEGINLQFCHHMINFDLPWNPMRLEQRIGRVHRLGQQEDVYIYNFATKNTIEDHILKLLYEKINLFERVIGELDDILTRLEFGKLEDHLLDIFQLSRTEGEMKIKMDNLTEMIQFAESIKENEGDSFNAAAGNT is encoded by the coding sequence ATGTCGATTAATATTCATTTTGATCACACTTGGGGAGAAGGGTTGACAGAAAGATTTCATAAAGATGGACCTTGGGGAAATTGGCAGTTGTATCAGTTAGCCATCGAAATGGAGAATCATCAAATCATTCCAGAATTCGAGGGATTACAAGCTCCAAAACATTTGGCAAACTTAAAACCATTGCCACATCAGCTTGAAGTAGCCCAGCAGGTCGTTGAAAACATGAATGGAAAAGCTATTTTGGCAGATGAAGTTGGGCTTGGAAAAACAATTGAGGCTGGACTCATTTTAAAAGAATATATGATACGTCGTCTCGTGAAAAAGGTATTAATTCTCGTACCTGCATCATTAGTATCACAATGGGCATTTGAATTAAATACAAAGTTTCACATTCCTGCCGTTGCACAGAAAAAAAGTTATGTGTGGGATCAATTTGATTGTGTTATTTCGTCTATTGATACAGCGAAACGGAGTCCACACCGCGAAAAAATTTACGAACAAAATTATGACTTAGTAATTATTGATGAAGCACATAAACTAAAAAATCATAAAACTAAAAACTATGAATTTGTTCAAAATTTAAAGAAAAAGTTTTGCCTATTATTAACTGCTACACCTATACAAAATCGTGTAGACGAAATTTTTCATTTAGTATCCCTATTGAAGCCTGGGCATCTTGGCAGCCAAACTGGATTTATTGAAAAATATAAAAGCAGTGATCGATCGGCGAAAGATGATGAGCGACTACGTGAATTAGTAAATAAAGTAATGATTCGCAACCGCAGAACAGATACTGGAATTGAATGGACTAAGCGTCATGTCAAAACCATTTTAATTGAATTTTCCAATGAGGAAAGGGAGTTATACGATTCGATCCAAATCTTTAAAAATGGTTCCCATTCATTTGGCAATAGTGGTTTTTCAATGATGACATTACAGCGTGAGGCATGTAGCAGCAGGGAATCAGTGTACTATACATTAAAAAACATGTTAAAAAAAGCTGAGAACCCATCCCCTATACTCGAACAAAACATTCAATTGATGATTAAAAAAATTGAAGCCGTCAAACAAAATTCAAAGGCGGAAGAAGCGGTAAAATTAATCAAACAAATTAACGATAAAGTGATCATTTTCACCGAATATCGAGCCACCCAGCTTTACTTACAGTGGTTTTTGAAACAACATGGAATCAGTTCAGTACCGTTCCGGGGAGGATTTAAACGCGGAAAAAAAGATTGGATGCGAGAATTGTTCCAGAAACAAGCCCAAGTATTAATTGCAACTGAAGCAGGAGGGGAAGGAATAAACCTTCAATTTTGCCATCATATGATTAATTTTGATTTGCCATGGAATCCAATGAGACTTGAACAACGAATCGGAAGAGTGCACCGTCTTGGTCAACAAGAAGATGTCTATATCTATAATTTCGCAACGAAAAATACGATAGAGGATCATATTTTAAAATTATTGTATGAAAAGATTAATTTATTTGAAAGAGTTATTGGAGAATTAGATGATATATTAACACGATTAGAATTTGGAAAATTAGAAGATCATTTACTTGATATCTTTCAGCTTTCTAGAACTGAAGGTGAGATGAAAATTAAAATGGATAATTTAACGGAAATGATTCAATTCGCAGAGAGCATAAAAGAAAATGAAGGAGATAGTTTCAATGCAGCAGCAGGAAATACATGA
- the gcvT gene encoding glycine cleavage system aminomethyltransferase GcvT has product MSELKRTPLFEIYKEYGGKTIDFGGWELPVQFSSIKEEHEAVRTKAGLFDVSHMGEITVKGKDSILYLQKMMTNDISKVQNGGAQYTAMCYPNGGTVDDLLVYKIADDNYLLVVNAGNIEKDFSWLQEHLEGDVEVENISANIGQLAIQGPIAEQILQKLTDKNLEEIKFFKFDANVNVKGVKAFVSRTGYTGEDGFEIYCKAEDTAYLWRELLAAGKDEGLLPCGLGARDTLRFEATLPLYGQELSADINPLEAGIGFAVKVAKDADFIGKDKLKEQKENGLARKIVGIEMIDRGIPRHGYKIFSGDEEIGFITTGTQSPTLKKNIGLGIVDNKFTDIDQMVDIEIRNKRLKAKVISTPFYKRPKK; this is encoded by the coding sequence ATGTCAGAGTTAAAAAGAACACCACTTTTTGAGATTTATAAGGAATATGGTGGTAAGACGATTGATTTCGGTGGATGGGAGTTGCCTGTTCAATTTTCTAGTATAAAAGAAGAACATGAAGCAGTTCGTACAAAAGCAGGATTATTTGATGTTTCCCATATGGGGGAAATTACTGTAAAAGGAAAAGATAGTATTTTGTATTTACAGAAAATGATGACAAATGATATTTCAAAAGTTCAGAATGGCGGTGCGCAATACACAGCGATGTGTTATCCAAATGGTGGTACCGTCGATGATCTTTTAGTTTATAAAATTGCAGATGATAATTATTTACTCGTAGTAAACGCGGGAAACATTGAAAAAGATTTTTCTTGGCTCCAAGAGCATTTAGAGGGCGATGTGGAAGTAGAAAATATATCCGCAAATATTGGACAGCTTGCTATTCAAGGGCCGATTGCAGAACAAATTCTTCAAAAGTTAACAGATAAAAATTTAGAGGAGATTAAATTTTTTAAATTTGATGCAAATGTAAATGTAAAAGGTGTAAAAGCTTTCGTTTCGAGAACAGGATATACCGGTGAAGATGGATTTGAAATCTATTGTAAAGCTGAAGATACCGCATATTTATGGAGGGAACTATTAGCGGCGGGAAAAGATGAAGGTCTTCTTCCTTGTGGACTTGGTGCGAGGGACACCCTTCGTTTTGAAGCAACCCTTCCGCTTTACGGACAAGAACTTTCAGCTGATATCAACCCTTTAGAGGCAGGGATTGGTTTTGCTGTTAAGGTTGCAAAAGATGCCGATTTCATTGGGAAAGACAAATTAAAAGAGCAAAAAGAAAACGGCTTAGCGAGAAAAATTGTTGGAATAGAAATGATTGATCGCGGAATCCCTCGTCATGGATATAAAATTTTTTCCGGCGATGAAGAAATTGGTTTCATCACAACGGGAACACAGTCACCAACTTTAAAGAAAAATATCGGTCTAGGGATTGTTGATAATAAGTTTACTGATATTGATCAAATGGTCGATATCGAAATACGCAACAAACGTTTGAAAGCAAAGGTAATTTCAACGCCATTTTATAAACGACCTAAAAAGTAG